The Plasmodium yoelii strain 17X genome assembly, chromosome: 14 DNA segment AGTTGACAGACACGGAGGAAAGGAAAGGCGAATATATGGATGCAAAAAAAGAGAatcgaaaaaaatggaaatgaaTTTAGTTTTACCAAAAGAATTCAGTTGGGGTGatccatataataataaaaattttgatgaAATAGTAGAAGATCAAAAAGAATGTGGAAGTTGTTATTTAATATCTAGTGTATATGTATTAGAAAAAAgatttgaaatattattatcaaaaaaatacaaaaaaaatattaaaatgaataaattattttatgaatgtattataaatttatcacAATATAATCAAGGATGTGATGGAGGTTTTCCATTTCTTGTTGGAAAAGAAATTTATGAAAATGGTATTCATGCAACTATGAACTATGGATCTttagataataaaatttcatctaaaatagaaaaattttctagaaataaaaaaaataaggaaatatattatgcatctgattataattatataagtgGATGTTATGAATGTTCAAGTGAATATGATATGATGAGggaaatattaaataatggaCCTATTGTAGCTGCAATTTATGCAACttcatcattattaaaaatatacaaattaaatgattataattttatatatacaactatttcagatgaaaataaaatatgtgatGTTCCAAATAAAGAGTTTAATGGATGGCAACAAACAAATCATGCTGTTGTTATAGTTGGATGGGgtgaatatattaataaaaataataaactaataaaatattggCTAATTAGAAATACATGGGGAAATCATTGGGGATATAAAGGATACTTAAAATATCAAAGAggaataaatttaaatggtATAGAATCTCAAGCAGTATATATTGATCCTGATTTTACCAGAGGAAGTGGCAAAGATTTACttgtttaatttatataaaaatttaaatttttcgaaaattcatattaaatcatatttttatatatttttttttaatgttattttttttgataaacaAGTATTTGCGCCCTTTTTCATAAAACGTATAAGTTCTATAAACATGTTTGCTATCATATTACATTATTTACATTACATTATATTACATtacattatattatatatttatttttcttacaACAtagtattaaaattaaataaaatttaaacagGATACTTCAAATTCATAAGCTAATTATTTGTCATACATATTTCATAGCTGTTATTTTGttctatataatttaaaaaaaaaaaaaaaaaaaaaaaaaaaaaattatctttTCTTATGTGTTATCAAATGAATTAAAGGGGAAAATGCTTCAtttttccatatatatattatatatataattatatatatttatttatatatatttatatatttatatatttatttatgtatgcatattttGTATAGCAATTTTACTCGGACCATTGGAAAAACATGGCATTACATTATTCAGTCAGGGTttcaaaaatttataaaaaaataaaatacaatttgcaatatttatttttagctAAAAAGGTAGGaggaaattataattatttaaaaaaaaaaaaaaaaaaatatatataaaaaatataaaaaaaatatataatataaaaagagAGATGGAATGCTTAATAATATTTGAAGAATAgtttatgtataaataaaaatagtttgaaatcgtaaataaatatatacatacatacatacatacaaaTTAACAAAAGGGAAACTATCTTGTAAAAGATTATTGTTTTTTCTATTTCGAGACtaacaataaataatatatatcacgCCCAAATAATATCTACATATAGCATATCTGgatatatagaaatataaGGGTGGttctgtttttatattttattttttagcaaaataaaaaagtaagGTTACACGTGAATGGTTATACGATCATATGTTAatagaataaatatatttataatttcaaaTTAGTAAAAAATGTCGAGCTTAAAGAACATTATCCCTAAAAGGAGCTACCGAGAAAGAGGGCAAGCAAAAAATAGACTACACTTAGGGGAGTTAGAAAAAAAAGTAGATTATACAAAAAGAAgagaaatttataaaaaaaaacaaaaaattgaaaatgtgttaaaagaaaaaataatgaataaaaatcCCGATGAATTTAATACGGGAATGGTTCACTCAAGaattaatgaaaaagaaaatattttagttAAGGAAGAAATAGCTATACCagaaaatgtaaaattaaaaaaaataagaaataaattaaaaacagaagaaaattataattattcttttttaaaaaaaataaataaaaaaataaataattatcaaaTGAATATTCCATTAAGATATGTATTTAATAATACTcatgaattttataatgacaatgatgaaaaatatgatttaaaaacggaaaataatagattaaaaaaaaaaggacaagaatttgaaaaaaaatttaaatctTTATTAAACGCAAAGAAAAATGTACTTGAAAAAATCAGGAGAATTGAAAACTCATTTGTAAATACATACAAAGATATCGATGGTTATAAAATATACCCTAAAAAGGGGGGGGTTCCCTATCGATTTGTTGCGCCACGGTTACGTTAGTAGGAGAAGGCATATTTTATGTGCATATTTttgtgcatatttttatatgtttatttttataatttggttgttttcaaaaatttgcttatttttatttacacgACTTTTAAGAAATGGCAAAGAGCTGCACTTTtctatttttacttttatcttttttttgtgacaattttttttgaattaccATTTTTATGAAATCACTATTTATGTTATTTGGCTAGTTGGCCACTTTGCTTTGCTTTGctttgttttgttttatttttccttttatttttctttcctatttttccttttatttttccttttatttttccctCTTATTTTCCTATTACACAAATTTGCTAAAAAAGAACAGAAGCCTCAAATGGCAAACACATTTATAATACATCACAAAagtgatgaaaataaaattatttgataaattgtaaatatgtataaaacCATGTTTATATTGCATAGTCATACATTTAAGGTATTTTTTAATCtgcataataataataataataataatgatgataatgaagGTTATATAcgaatttaaaaatgaaaactatgaattattttttagcgAACAAAATGTtgacaaaaatattattgagATGATCGATCAAAACTGTAATAAATGTAAGTATCATGAAGTGGAATGTAGTAAAGAAATAAACGTAGATTTGTTGAATTTCCAACAATATAATGTTttgaatacaaaaaaaaaaaaaaaaaaaaataaaaataaagaggAAAATGATACAGGAAaagaaaacaaaataaatggtAGCATTACAAACAAAGTTTCTGATGAAAATAACTATACAGAATTTCTTTTAAAATGTAAACAATATTTTGAGGAAAATGGGTATATagttaaaaatgataatttatatggagctgaatatttattatatttaacagataaaaaatatacacattCAATATACATTGTTTATTtcataaaagaaaatgatattttaagagatttgattaaaatattaagaaTTTCACatagtataaaaaaaaacgttATCCTAATTTTGGAAAGAAAGACTAACAGTTTTAATCTTCATAACAATATTGTTTATGTGAAGctttattcatataaataaactaTCAAATaagtatatgcattttttggatatctaatattatatgttatattgatttatttttgtagTGAAATGaaaggaaaaatataaattatttaattattggtaTCCGTCTTACGTTTTTATtcgttttatttattattattttgttattattttgttactattttgttattattttgttatta contains these protein-coding regions:
- a CDS encoding dipeptidyl aminopeptidase 2, putative; this translates as MKYVLFYFLIVFLIGLAKGDLPIHALMNDVVGIWEIKESEKISDTSEHCGGSVPNKNAENLRPELNNYEKYLQTNYGELKNLKINLTFEKIKLFNDSSSRGIWTYLAVRSVDDNNSIIGNWTMVYDEGFEIRLRGKRYFGFFKYDKKVSEECPSIVENINKINTECYKTDPTKIRLGWIFYERKQKNDKEKIYQWGCFYAEKITKMPISSFVIHNMNNSNKEDNNFVNNKEHTDTDTNFLGLMQKDNYNKIRMNHPGLFGSTKISYIDRHGGKERRIYGCKKRESKKMEMNLVLPKEFSWGDPYNNKNFDEIVEDQKECGSCYLISSVYVLEKRFEILLSKKYKKNIKMNKLFYECIINLSQYNQGCDGGFPFLVGKEIYENGIHATMNYGSLDNKISSKIEKFSRNKKNKEIYYASDYNYISGCYECSSEYDMMREILNNGPIVAAIYATSSLLKIYKLNDYNFIYTTISDENKICDVPNKEFNGWQQTNHAVVIVGWGEYINKNNKLIKYWLIRNTWGNHWGYKGYLKYQRGINLNGIESQAVYIDPDFTRGSGKDLLV
- a CDS encoding tRNA-splicing endonuclease, putative, producing MMIMKVIYEFKNENYELFFSEQNVDKNIIEMIDQNCNKCKYHEVECSKEINVDLLNFQQYNVLNTKKKKKKNKNKEENDTGKENKINGSITNKVSDENNYTEFLLKCKQYFEENGYIVKNDNLYGAEYLLYLTDKKYTHSIYIVYFIKENDILRDLIKILRISHSIKKNVILILERKTNSFNLHNNIVYVKLYSYK